The Altererythrobacter sp. Root672 genome includes a window with the following:
- the nuoK gene encoding NADH-quinone oxidoreductase subunit NuoK, protein MIGIEHFVVVSSILFVLGVLGIFLNRKNVIVILMAIELILLSVNINFVAFSAFLGDLTGQIFAMFVLTVAAGEAAIGLAILVIYFRGRGTIAVDSVDRLKG, encoded by the coding sequence GTGATCGGGATCGAACATTTCGTGGTCGTGAGCTCGATCCTGTTCGTGCTCGGCGTCCTCGGCATCTTCCTCAACCGCAAGAACGTCATCGTCATCCTCATGGCGATCGAGCTGATCTTGCTGTCTGTGAACATCAACTTCGTGGCTTTCAGCGCCTTCCTTGGCGACCTGACCGGCCAGATTTTTGCGATGTTCGTGCTGACCGTGGCCGCCGGTGAAGCGGCAATCGGTCTCGCGATCCTCGTCATCTACTTCCGCGGCCGCGGCACGATTGCCGTCGATAGCGTCGACCGGCTGAAGGGCTAA
- a CDS encoding NADH-quinone oxidoreductase subunit J, whose product MIQTIAFYLFAAMVIASGAFTILARNPVHSVLWLILAFFNAAGLMVIAGAEFIAMLLIIVYVGAIAVLFLFVVMMLDIDFSELRAGFMKNFPLGILIAVALLAELVLGIGAYRAGALQLGTPDGSAAPLLDRSNIESIGALLYGRYLFLFESAGIILLVAMIGAIVLTHRTARATRGQQNISKQVARKPSEATVNTRPEVGQGVEL is encoded by the coding sequence ATGATCCAGACAATCGCCTTTTACCTCTTCGCCGCCATGGTGATCGCCTCTGGCGCCTTCACCATCCTTGCGCGCAACCCGGTCCATTCGGTGCTGTGGCTGATCCTGGCGTTCTTCAACGCCGCGGGTCTGATGGTCATCGCCGGGGCCGAGTTCATCGCCATGCTGCTGATCATCGTCTACGTGGGCGCGATCGCGGTGCTGTTCCTGTTCGTCGTGATGATGCTCGACATCGATTTCTCTGAACTTCGGGCAGGCTTCATGAAGAACTTCCCGCTCGGCATCCTGATCGCCGTGGCCCTGCTCGCAGAACTGGTGCTCGGTATCGGTGCCTATCGCGCGGGAGCCTTGCAGCTTGGCACGCCTGACGGCAGCGCTGCGCCGCTGCTCGACCGCAGCAATATCGAGAGCATCGGTGCGCTGCTCTACGGCCGCTACCTGTTCCTGTTCGAAAGCGCCGGCATCATCCTGCTCGTGGCGATGATCGGCGCCATCGTGCTGACGCATCGCACGGCTCGAGCGACGCGCGGGCAGCAGAACATCTCAAAGCAGGTCGCGCGCAAGCCGAGCGAGGCAACCGTCAACACGAGGCCCGAAGTCGGGCAGGGGGTGGAGCTGTGA
- the nuoI gene encoding NADH-quinone oxidoreductase subunit NuoI has translation MTVAQLIKSFTLWEFVKAHALTLKYFFKPKATINYPFEKNPLSPRFRGEHALRRYPNGEERCIACKLCEAVCPAQAITIEAEPREDGSRRTTRYDIDMTKCIYCGFCQEACPVDAIVEGPNFEYATETREELLYDKAKLLANGDKWERALAANLEADAPYR, from the coding sequence ATGACCGTCGCGCAACTCATCAAGTCGTTCACCCTGTGGGAGTTCGTGAAGGCGCATGCCCTCACGCTGAAGTACTTCTTCAAGCCCAAGGCGACGATCAACTATCCGTTCGAGAAGAACCCGCTGAGCCCGCGTTTCCGCGGCGAGCATGCCTTGCGCCGCTATCCCAATGGGGAAGAGCGCTGCATCGCCTGCAAGCTGTGCGAGGCCGTGTGTCCGGCGCAGGCGATCACGATCGAGGCAGAACCGCGCGAGGACGGCAGCCGCCGGACCACGCGCTATGACATCGACATGACCAAGTGCATCTACTGCGGCTTCTGTCAGGAAGCCTGTCCGGTGGATGCGATCGTCGAAGGGCCGAACTTCGAATACGCGACCGAAACGCGCGAAGAACTGCTCTACGACAAGGCTAAACTTCTGGCGAACGGGGACAAGTGGGAGCGGGCTTTGGCCGCGAACCTTGAAGCCGACGCGCCCTATCGCTAG
- the nuoH gene encoding NADH-quinone oxidoreductase subunit NuoH, which translates to MTAFFESLGMTYGWAWFVATIAGILLIALPLMLAVAMIIYVDRKIWAAMALRRGPNVVGPFGLLQSFADGLKVFLQETIIPSAANKGLFLIAPIITFTVALMAWAVIPFNSGAVLADINVGLLYILAISSLGVYGVVISGWASNSKYPFFSAMRAAAQMISYEVSIGFVLICVVLWAGSFNLNAIIEAQRGHGLGIVNGFFFNLLLFPMWVVFLISSLAETARAPFDLTEAESELVAGYQTEYSSMSFALFWLGEYANVLLMCALNAILFFGGWLPPLDWAPLYVIPGWIWFFAKIFFFFFVFSWVKATVPRYRYDQLMRLGWKVFLPLSLIFVVLISGYLMATGHFA; encoded by the coding sequence ATGACCGCGTTCTTCGAATCCCTCGGCATGACTTACGGGTGGGCGTGGTTCGTCGCGACCATCGCGGGCATCCTGCTTATCGCGCTGCCACTGATGCTGGCGGTCGCCATGATCATCTACGTCGACCGCAAGATCTGGGCGGCCATGGCGCTGCGCAGGGGGCCGAACGTGGTCGGCCCCTTCGGCCTGCTGCAGAGCTTTGCAGACGGCCTCAAGGTATTCCTGCAGGAAACCATCATACCGTCGGCAGCGAACAAGGGCCTGTTCCTGATCGCGCCGATCATCACCTTCACCGTAGCGCTGATGGCCTGGGCGGTGATCCCGTTCAATTCGGGCGCGGTACTGGCGGACATCAATGTCGGCCTGCTCTACATCCTCGCGATCAGTTCGCTCGGCGTTTACGGGGTGGTGATCTCGGGTTGGGCATCCAACTCGAAATACCCGTTCTTCAGCGCTATGCGCGCCGCTGCTCAGATGATTTCTTATGAAGTCTCGATCGGCTTCGTGCTGATCTGCGTGGTCCTGTGGGCGGGGAGCTTCAACCTCAACGCCATCATCGAAGCCCAGCGCGGCCATGGCCTGGGGATCGTCAACGGGTTCTTCTTCAACCTGCTGCTGTTCCCGATGTGGGTGGTGTTCCTGATCTCCTCGCTGGCCGAAACCGCGCGCGCGCCGTTCGACCTGACCGAGGCGGAGAGCGAACTCGTGGCGGGTTACCAGACCGAATACTCCTCGATGAGTTTCGCGCTGTTCTGGCTCGGCGAGTACGCCAACGTGCTGCTAATGTGCGCGCTCAACGCGATCCTGTTCTTCGGAGGCTGGCTGCCGCCGCTCGACTGGGCTCCGCTCTACGTGATCCCGGGCTGGATCTGGTTCTTCGCCAAGATCTTCTTCTTCTTCTTCGTCTTCTCCTGGGTGAAGGCGACCGTCCCGCGCTACCGCTACGATCAGCTGATGCGGCTCGGGTGGAAGGTGTTCCTGCCGCTCAGCCTCATCTTCGTGGTGCTGATCTCCGGCTATCTCATGGCTACCGGACATTTCGCATGA
- the nuoG gene encoding NADH-quinone oxidoreductase subunit NuoG, translating into MPKVTVDGVEIEVPNGATVLQACELAGKEIPRFCYHERLSIAGNCRMCLVEVKPGPPKPQASCALPAAEGQEIRTDSPMVKTAREGVMEFLLINHPLDCPICDQGGECDLQDQSIAYGRGASRYDENKRAVTEKYMGPLIKTIMTRCIHCTRCVRFSEEIAGVDEIGALYRGEDMQITTYLEQAAKHELSANVIDLCPVGALTSRPYAYEARPWELTKTLSIDVSDAVGSNIRVDSRGREVLRVLPRNNDDVNEEWISDKARYQVEGLTRRRLDKVWIRRKGKLEQASWDEAFSTIAKAKAGSSIAAIAGDLLDCETMFAAKKLLGALGSTLIESRQGGMAYPADNLTAVNFNSTFAGIEEADAILIVGSQVRWEAPLVNVRLRKAVKRGAKVFIVGPHWDTTYAAEFLGDDAAVLGKLPAHVADVMSKAERPAVIVGAGGLVAGALGPALALAAEWKLVREGWNGFNVLHMAAARMGALMLGFAQKGGLADIVAAKPKVVLALGADEVDFSEFEGSLKVYIGHHGDKGAHAADIILPGSAYTEKAGTYVNTEGRVQFADKAVFAPGDAREDWTILRALADSLGVNVGFDSFGELRAAMTAEVSALGFEGLADYGALPKGDAKAKAAGVIAYPIKDFYMTNAIARSSPTMQRCSAELLHGEDFAEAAE; encoded by the coding sequence ATGCCTAAAGTCACGGTAGACGGCGTTGAGATCGAGGTCCCCAACGGGGCGACCGTGCTGCAGGCGTGCGAGCTTGCCGGCAAGGAGATCCCGCGCTTCTGCTATCACGAACGCCTGTCGATCGCCGGCAACTGCCGCATGTGCCTGGTCGAAGTGAAGCCTGGACCGCCCAAGCCGCAAGCGAGCTGTGCTTTGCCGGCTGCCGAAGGCCAGGAAATCCGAACCGACAGCCCGATGGTCAAGACCGCGCGCGAAGGGGTGATGGAGTTCCTTCTCATCAACCACCCGCTCGATTGCCCGATCTGCGACCAGGGCGGCGAGTGCGACCTGCAGGACCAGTCAATTGCCTACGGCCGCGGTGCCTCGCGCTATGACGAGAACAAGCGCGCGGTGACCGAAAAGTACATGGGCCCGCTGATCAAGACGATCATGACCCGCTGCATCCATTGCACCCGCTGCGTGCGCTTCTCCGAAGAGATCGCCGGCGTGGACGAAATCGGCGCGCTTTATCGCGGCGAGGACATGCAGATCACCACCTACCTCGAGCAGGCGGCCAAGCACGAGCTGTCGGCTAACGTGATCGACCTCTGCCCGGTCGGTGCGCTGACGAGCCGGCCATACGCCTACGAGGCGCGGCCGTGGGAACTGACCAAGACGCTCTCGATCGACGTGTCGGACGCAGTGGGTTCGAACATCCGCGTCGATAGCCGTGGGCGCGAAGTGCTGCGCGTGCTTCCGCGCAACAACGATGACGTCAACGAAGAGTGGATCAGCGACAAGGCGCGCTATCAGGTCGAAGGCCTGACCCGTCGCCGGCTCGACAAGGTCTGGATTCGCCGCAAAGGCAAGCTGGAACAGGCGAGCTGGGACGAGGCGTTCTCGACCATCGCCAAGGCCAAGGCGGGCAGCAGCATTGCCGCAATCGCCGGCGACCTGCTTGATTGCGAGACCATGTTCGCGGCCAAGAAGCTGCTCGGCGCGCTCGGCTCGACCCTGATCGAAAGCCGCCAGGGTGGCATGGCCTATCCGGCCGACAACCTGACTGCCGTCAACTTCAACTCAACCTTCGCCGGGATCGAGGAAGCCGATGCGATCCTGATCGTCGGCAGCCAAGTCCGCTGGGAAGCTCCGCTGGTCAATGTCCGGTTGCGCAAGGCAGTCAAGCGCGGGGCCAAGGTGTTCATCGTCGGTCCGCATTGGGATACGACTTACGCCGCTGAATTCCTTGGCGATGACGCTGCGGTACTCGGCAAGCTCCCGGCTCATGTCGCCGACGTGATGTCGAAGGCTGAACGCCCCGCTGTGATCGTCGGCGCCGGCGGTCTGGTGGCTGGGGCTCTGGGACCGGCGCTGGCTCTTGCTGCGGAATGGAAGCTCGTCCGTGAAGGATGGAACGGCTTCAACGTCCTCCATATGGCCGCTGCTCGCATGGGCGCGCTGATGCTCGGTTTCGCGCAGAAGGGCGGCCTGGCAGACATCGTTGCCGCAAAGCCCAAGGTGGTCCTTGCTCTGGGCGCCGATGAGGTGGACTTCAGCGAGTTCGAAGGCTCGCTCAAGGTCTACATCGGCCACCACGGTGATAAGGGCGCTCACGCGGCCGACATCATCCTGCCGGGCAGCGCCTACACCGAGAAGGCGGGCACTTACGTCAACACCGAAGGCCGCGTTCAGTTCGCAGACAAGGCAGTGTTCGCCCCGGGCGACGCTCGTGAAGACTGGACGATCCTGCGGGCCCTGGCTGATTCGCTCGGCGTCAATGTCGGCTTCGACAGTTTCGGTGAACTGCGCGCTGCCATGACCGCCGAGGTTTCGGCGCTTGGCTTCGAAGGTTTGGCGGACTACGGCGCCTTGCCGAAGGGCGATGCCAAGGCGAAGGCCGCGGGCGTAATCGCCTATCCGATCAAGGACTTCTACATGACCAACGCCATCGCCCGGTCGAGCCCGACCATGCAGCGTTGCTCGGCCGAGCTGCTGCACGGCGAGGATTTCGCGGAGGCGGCGGAATGA
- the nuoF gene encoding NADH-quinone oxidoreductase subunit NuoF encodes MLADKDRIFTNLYGYQDWRLKAAQGRGDWDATKKLMEVGQDSIIEEMKASGLRGRGGAGFPTGMKWSFMPKESKDGRPSFLVINADESEPGSCKDREIIRHDPHKLIEGALIAGYAMRARAAYIYIRGEYIREAETLFAAVAEAYAAGLLGKNAAGSGYDFDVFVHRGAGAYICGEETAMIESLEGKKGQPRLKPPFPAGAGLYGCPTTVNNVESIAVVPTILRRGAAWFSSFGRDNNKGTKLFQISGHVEKPCVVEEAMSIPFRELIEKHCGGIRGGWDNLLAVIPGGSSVPLVPAAQIMDAPMDFDGLREVGSGLGTAAVIVMDKSTDIVRAISRISYFYKHESCGQCTPCREGTGWMWRVMERLRTGDADLGEIDMLQQVTKQVEGHTICALGDAAAWPIQGLIRHFRPELERRITERTGAIQEAAE; translated from the coding sequence ATGCTCGCCGACAAGGATCGCATCTTCACCAACCTCTACGGCTACCAGGATTGGCGCCTGAAGGCCGCGCAGGGGCGTGGTGACTGGGACGCGACCAAGAAGCTGATGGAAGTCGGCCAGGACTCGATCATCGAAGAGATGAAGGCCTCGGGCCTGCGCGGCCGTGGCGGCGCGGGTTTCCCGACTGGTATGAAGTGGTCCTTCATGCCCAAGGAGAGCAAGGACGGCCGTCCGAGCTTTCTGGTCATCAACGCCGACGAATCTGAGCCCGGTTCGTGCAAGGACCGCGAAATCATCCGCCACGATCCGCACAAGCTGATCGAAGGCGCGCTGATCGCCGGCTACGCAATGCGGGCGAGGGCGGCGTACATCTACATTCGTGGTGAATACATCCGCGAGGCCGAGACGCTGTTCGCCGCCGTGGCCGAGGCTTATGCCGCGGGTCTGCTGGGCAAGAACGCGGCCGGTTCTGGCTACGACTTCGACGTCTTCGTCCACCGCGGTGCCGGCGCCTACATCTGCGGTGAAGAGACCGCGATGATCGAGAGCCTCGAAGGCAAGAAGGGCCAGCCGCGCCTCAAGCCACCGTTCCCGGCGGGTGCGGGCCTCTATGGCTGCCCGACCACGGTCAACAACGTGGAATCGATCGCCGTGGTGCCGACGATCCTGCGTCGCGGTGCGGCGTGGTTCTCGAGCTTCGGGCGCGACAACAACAAGGGCACCAAGCTGTTCCAGATCAGCGGCCACGTGGAAAAGCCCTGCGTGGTGGAAGAGGCGATGAGCATCCCCTTCCGTGAACTGATCGAAAAGCACTGCGGTGGTATCCGCGGCGGTTGGGACAACCTGCTGGCGGTGATCCCGGGCGGTTCGTCGGTGCCGCTGGTTCCGGCGGCGCAGATCATGGACGCGCCGATGGATTTCGACGGCCTGCGTGAGGTCGGTTCGGGCCTCGGCACCGCGGCGGTGATCGTGATGGACAAGTCCACCGACATCGTCCGCGCGATCAGCCGTATTTCCTACTTCTACAAGCACGAGTCATGCGGCCAGTGCACCCCTTGCCGTGAAGGCACCGGGTGGATGTGGCGCGTGATGGAACGCTTGCGTACCGGTGATGCCGACTTGGGGGAGATCGACATGTTGCAACAGGTAACGAAACAGGTTGAAGGGCACACGATCTGCGCCTTGGGTGACGCGGCCGCGTGGCCGATCCAGGGTCTGATCCGCCACTTCCGGCCCGAACTCGAACGCCGCATCACGGAGCGTACGGGCGCGATCCAGGAGGCCGCGGAGTGA
- a CDS encoding complex I 24 kDa subunit family protein: MAERHIEADTPELRERWGNFTWKAENAAKAKEIVARYPEGRQRSAVMPLLDLAQRQVGAETNTQGWLPIPVMEFVAQQLDMPVIRVLEVATFYTMYNVAPVGRFHVQVCGTTPCMLRGSDDILAACKKRGMAKGHTTEDGLWTLTEVECMGNCSSAPMVQINDGNYEDLTVERFDAVLDALARGETPKEGTQDPARHTVEPVGALSTLTEMAKSNHDYRSEW, from the coding sequence ATGGCTGAGCGTCATATCGAAGCCGACACGCCTGAACTGCGCGAGCGTTGGGGCAATTTCACTTGGAAGGCAGAGAACGCCGCCAAGGCCAAGGAAATCGTCGCGCGCTACCCCGAAGGGCGTCAGCGCAGCGCAGTCATGCCGTTGCTCGATCTCGCCCAGCGCCAGGTTGGAGCGGAGACCAATACCCAGGGCTGGCTGCCGATTCCGGTGATGGAGTTCGTAGCGCAACAACTCGACATGCCGGTGATCCGCGTGCTCGAAGTCGCCACCTTCTACACCATGTACAACGTCGCGCCGGTCGGTCGCTTCCATGTGCAGGTCTGCGGCACCACGCCGTGCATGCTGCGCGGCTCGGACGACATCCTGGCCGCTTGCAAGAAGCGCGGGATGGCCAAGGGTCACACGACCGAGGATGGCCTGTGGACGCTGACCGAGGTCGAATGCATGGGCAACTGCTCGAGTGCGCCGATGGTCCAGATCAACGACGGCAATTACGAAGACCTCACGGTCGAACGCTTTGACGCCGTGCTCGATGCCTTGGCTCGCGGTGAAACGCCGAAGGAAGGCACGCAGGATCCGGCCCGCCACACGGTGGAGCCGGTCGGTGCGCTGAGCACGCTTACGGAAATGGCCAAGTCCAACCACGATTACCGGAGCGAATGGTGA
- a CDS encoding NADH-quinone oxidoreductase subunit D — protein sequence MTSGLTFDQSPTTGDEVITNYTINFGPQHPAAHGVLRMVMELDGEIIERIDPHVGLLHRGTEKLIEYKTYLQALPYFDRLDYCSPLAMEHSYVLAIEKLLNLEVPVRAQYLRVLFAELTRICNHMLNMGSHVMDVGAMTPNLWLFEIREDCLNFFERASGARMHMAWYRPGGVHQDVPLKLLTDIADWLDTRLPELFEDAMSLVIDNRIFKQRNVDIAVVSKEDAVAWGFSGPMIRAAGIPWDLRKSQPYDVYDRMDFEVPVGTNSDCYDRFMVRVEEVRQSAKIMKQCLREMPEGPIASSDRKVVPPKRAEMKQSMEALIHHFKLYTEGFHVPAGEVYVATESPKGEFGVYLVSDGSNKPYRCKIRPTAFSHLQAMDFMSRGHMLPDATAILGAIDVVFGECDR from the coding sequence ATGACCAGCGGTCTGACTTTCGACCAGTCTCCCACCACGGGTGACGAGGTCATTACCAACTACACGATCAACTTTGGCCCGCAGCACCCGGCCGCGCACGGTGTGCTGCGCATGGTGATGGAGCTCGACGGCGAGATTATCGAACGCATCGATCCGCACGTCGGCCTGCTCCACCGCGGCACCGAGAAGCTGATAGAATACAAGACCTATTTGCAGGCGCTGCCGTACTTCGACCGGCTCGACTACTGCAGCCCACTGGCGATGGAGCACAGCTACGTCCTCGCCATCGAGAAGCTGCTCAACCTCGAAGTGCCGGTCCGCGCCCAGTACCTGCGGGTGCTGTTCGCGGAGCTGACCCGTATCTGCAACCACATGCTCAATATGGGCAGCCACGTGATGGATGTGGGCGCGATGACGCCGAACCTGTGGCTGTTCGAAATCCGCGAGGATTGCCTCAACTTCTTCGAGCGAGCCTCTGGCGCGCGCATGCACATGGCCTGGTACCGTCCGGGCGGCGTGCACCAGGACGTGCCGCTCAAGCTGCTGACCGACATTGCCGACTGGCTCGACACCCGCCTACCGGAGCTGTTCGAAGACGCGATGAGCCTGGTCATCGACAACCGCATTTTCAAGCAGCGCAACGTCGATATCGCCGTGGTGAGCAAGGAAGACGCTGTCGCCTGGGGCTTCTCCGGCCCCATGATCCGCGCCGCCGGCATCCCGTGGGACTTGCGCAAGAGCCAGCCTTACGACGTCTACGACCGGATGGACTTCGAAGTGCCGGTTGGCACCAACTCCGACTGCTATGACCGTTTCATGGTCCGCGTCGAGGAAGTGCGCCAGTCGGCCAAGATCATGAAGCAGTGCCTGCGCGAGATGCCCGAGGGTCCGATCGCCAGCAGCGACCGCAAAGTCGTCCCGCCCAAGCGCGCGGAGATGAAGCAGTCGATGGAAGCGCTGATCCATCACTTCAAGCTCTACACCGAAGGCTTCCACGTACCGGCGGGCGAAGTCTACGTGGCGACCGAGAGCCCCAAGGGCGAATTCGGCGTCTACCTGGTCAGCGATGGCAGCAACAAGCCGTACCGCTGCAAGATCCGCCCGACCGCTTTCAGCCACCTCCAGGCAATGGATTTCATGAGCAGAGGCCACATGCTGCCCGACGCAACCGCCATCCTCGGCGCCATCGACGTAGTGTTCGGGGAGTGCGACCGTTGA
- a CDS encoding NADH-quinone oxidoreductase subunit C, which yields MATVLHSAPRFASNEGVKDTLGAALGGMLLASKEEHGEIVLGVQRERIEDALRLLRDEHGYQQLMEIAGVDYPQRDERFDVVYMLLSLTKNHRILVKVRAAENTPVPTVTTLWPNAGWLEREVFDLYGVIFDGNTDLRRILTDYGFEGHPFRKDFPLTGYQELRYSEEEKRVVYEPVELAQDFRKFEFMSPWEGADYVLPGDEKAAVAPPPPPVAQPKTTEKPADTGAGKAANDKAAEKVDSGAPAQKRTRKKEPDAPAATSDRPAKAKAPAKPRAARKPKKDAE from the coding sequence ATGGCGACTGTTCTGCATTCGGCCCCACGCTTCGCTTCCAACGAAGGCGTGAAGGACACTCTCGGCGCTGCCCTGGGCGGCATGCTGCTCGCCTCGAAGGAAGAGCATGGCGAGATCGTGCTCGGCGTCCAGCGCGAGCGGATCGAGGATGCCCTCCGTCTGCTGCGTGACGAGCATGGCTACCAGCAGTTGATGGAGATCGCCGGCGTCGACTACCCGCAGCGCGATGAGCGCTTCGATGTGGTCTACATGCTGCTCTCGCTGACCAAGAACCATCGTATCCTGGTCAAGGTCCGCGCGGCCGAGAACACTCCCGTGCCCACCGTCACCACGCTGTGGCCGAACGCCGGTTGGCTCGAGCGCGAGGTGTTCGACCTCTACGGCGTGATCTTCGACGGTAACACTGACCTTCGTCGCATCCTCACCGACTATGGGTTCGAGGGGCATCCTTTCCGCAAGGACTTCCCGCTCACCGGCTATCAGGAACTGCGCTACTCCGAAGAAGAGAAGCGCGTGGTATACGAACCGGTCGAGCTGGCACAGGACTTCCGCAAGTTCGAGTTCATGAGCCCGTGGGAAGGCGCCGACTACGTGTTGCCGGGTGACGAGAAGGCCGCCGTAGCGCCGCCTCCGCCGCCCGTTGCTCAGCCGAAGACGACCGAGAAGCCCGCCGACACGGGCGCCGGCAAGGCAGCCAACGACAAGGCGGCAGAGAAGGTCGACAGCGGCGCGCCGGCGCAGAAGCGCACGCGCAAGAAGGAGCCCGACGCTCCGGCTGCGACTTCCGATCGCCCCGCGAAGGCCAAGGCACCGGCCAAGCCGCGCGCCGCGCGCAAGCCGAAGAAGGACGCCGAATGA
- a CDS encoding NuoB/complex I 20 kDa subunit family protein, whose product MGVNQPVPAAQPGEIRTPDADFFQSLHSEVNDKGFLVTSTEELFQWARTGSLWWMTFGLACCAVEMIHVNMPRYDMERFGVAPRASPRQSDVMIVAGTLCNKMAPALRKVYDQMSDPKYVISMGSCANGGGYYHYSYSVVRGCDRIVPVDIYVPGCPPTAEALLYGVMQLQRKIRREGTIER is encoded by the coding sequence ATGGGAGTGAACCAGCCCGTGCCAGCGGCGCAGCCCGGCGAGATCCGCACACCGGATGCAGATTTCTTCCAGTCGCTGCATTCCGAGGTCAACGACAAGGGTTTCCTCGTCACCTCGACCGAGGAGCTGTTCCAGTGGGCCCGTACCGGCTCGCTGTGGTGGATGACCTTCGGCCTCGCCTGCTGCGCGGTCGAGATGATCCACGTCAACATGCCGCGCTATGACATGGAGCGCTTCGGAGTCGCCCCGCGCGCCTCTCCGCGCCAGTCGGACGTGATGATCGTGGCGGGCACGCTGTGCAACAAGATGGCTCCGGCGCTGCGCAAGGTCTACGACCAGATGTCGGACCCCAAGTACGTCATTTCCATGGGCAGCTGCGCCAATGGCGGCGGCTATTACCACTACAGCTACAGCGTCGTGCGCGGCTGCGACCGGATCGTGCCGGTGGACATCTACGTCCCCGGTTGCCCGCCGACTGCCGAGGCGTTGCTCTATGGCGTGATGCAATTGCAGCGGAAGATCCGCCGCGAAGGAACGATCGAACGGTAA
- the ndhC gene encoding NADH-quinone oxidoreductase subunit A, whose amino-acid sequence MVDLEQYLPILIFLLIAGGLSAAFVFLPMGVARLTGAHNPSAEKLSEYECGFPAFEDPRSQFDVRFYLIAILFIVFDLEAAFLFPWAVSLDLTGWPGWITMMVFLFELAVGLAYAWKKGALEWE is encoded by the coding sequence GTGGTCGACCTCGAACAATATCTGCCGATCCTGATCTTCCTGCTCATCGCAGGAGGCTTGTCGGCCGCTTTCGTGTTTCTCCCGATGGGGGTCGCGCGCCTGACAGGTGCGCATAATCCCTCGGCAGAAAAGCTCAGCGAATACGAGTGCGGCTTCCCCGCGTTCGAAGATCCGCGCAGCCAGTTCGACGTCAGGTTCTACCTGATCGCGATCCTGTTCATCGTGTTCGACCTCGAAGCCGCGTTCCTGTTTCCCTGGGCGGTCAGCCTCGATCTCACCGGATGGCCGGGCTGGATCACCATGATGGTGTTCCTGTTCGAACTCGCGGTGGGCCTTGCTTATGCGTGGAAGAAGGGAGCCCTGGAATGGGAGTGA